TCTGTATCGAAAGGAGTTCGAACTGCATATCGCGGCGAGCCAGAGGATCCAAGGCCGAAAAAGGCTCGTCCATCAGCAGAAGGTCCGGGTCGTTACAGAGAGCGCGAGCGATCCCCACACGCTGTTTCATACCGCCGGAAAGGTCGTCGATCGCTTTGCGCTCCCAACCTTCGAGCCCTACCAACTTGATCATTTCCATGGCCTTGCCCTCACGCTCGTTTTTACCGACTCCTCGAACATCCAGCCCATAAGCCACGTTGCCCAAGACGTCCCTATGACTCATCAGGCCAAAGCTCTGGAAAACCATGGATATCTTGGAACGCCGCAACTCGTACAGATCGTGCTTGTCCATCTGGGCAATGTTACGCCCTCCGAAGAGGATGTCGCCCGAACTGGGGCGTTGAAGCATGTTGATACAGCGCACGACGGTGGACTTGCCGCTACCGGAGAGCCCGATCAAAGCAAAAACCTTTCCTCGCTCCACGTCGAAGGAGACATCGTTTACAGCCACCGTTACGCCCGTTTTTTTCAGAATTTCGGCTTTTCCCGCGCCCTCATGCAACATTTTCCGCGCCGCCGCTCGATTAATTCCGAAAAACTTGCGCAGATGCTGAACCTTCAAAAGCGGCTCAACCGTCTCCGGAGCGACACCAGAGGAGGCATTTGTCTCTAATGCCGAAATCATCGGACTCCATCC
This region of Synergistaceae bacterium genomic DNA includes:
- a CDS encoding betaine/proline/choline family ABC transporter ATP-binding protein (Members of the family are the ATP-binding subunit of ABC transporters for substrates such as betaine, L-proline or other amino acids, choline, carnitine, etc. The substrate specificity is best determined from the substrate-binding subunit, rather than this subunit, as it interacts with the permease subunit and not with substrate directly.) produces the protein MISALETNASSGVAPETVEPLLKVQHLRKFFGINRAAARKMLHEGAGKAEILKKTGVTVAVNDVSFDVERGKVFALIGLSGSGKSTVVRCINMLQRPSSGDILFGGRNIAQMDKHDLYELRRSKISMVFQSFGLMSHRDVLGNVAYGLDVRGVGKNEREGKAMEMIKLVGLEGWERKAIDDLSGGMKQRVGIARALCNDPDLLLMDEPFSALDPLARRDMQFELLSIQKKLEKTIVFITHDINEAFKMGDTVGIMRDGRIEQLGTPKDLALSPANDYVKEFLGSVDKTKVLSVRHIMITPSCLIREQADPVTAIREMRVNDVSTAYVIGHRMEFIGIVTLTSALQARLDKLPSVSSVVTRDVPKVEHDILIGDIISAASDTPFPLAVLDGQGRLEGIVSRAAILSSLS